From Cucumis melo cultivar AY chromosome 1, USDA_Cmelo_AY_1.0, whole genome shotgun sequence, a single genomic window includes:
- the LOC103500078 gene encoding serine carboxypeptidase-like 42 isoform X2 translates to MGWWGSSGVLFLFGFLWLLSGGVKGFPSEDLVLRLPGQPPVSFKQYAGYVDIDVKNGRSLFYYFVEAEEHPEKKPLTLWLNGGPGCSSIGGGAFTELGPFYPSGDGRGLRKNPMSWNKASNLLFVESPAGVGWSYSNTSSDYNCGDASTGHYIPQLAIALLDHNAKSSGFKFNIKGVAIGNPLLKLDRDVPATYEYFWSHGMISDEIGITIMSECDFEDYTFASPHNESHSCNEAISMANQVVGNYINNYDVILDVCYPSIVEQELRLRKMASKISLGVDVCMTMERKFYFNLPEVQKALHANRTKLPYRWSMCSPVINYSDTDGNINILPLLKRIIELRIPVWIFSGDQDSVVPLLGSRTLVRELAHDLKFKITVPYGTWFHKGQVGGWVIEYGNLLTFATVRGAAHMVPYAQPSRALHLFSSFVGGRRLPNSTRPSIED, encoded by the exons ATGGGTTGGTGGGGTTCTAGTGgggttttgtttctttttggtTTTCTCTGGTTACTCAGCGGCGGAGTTAAGGGGTTTCCAAGTGAAGATCTGGTGCTGCGGTTGCCAGGTCAACCGCCGGTTAGCTTTAAACAGTATGCTGGGTATGTTGACATAGATGTGAAAAATGGGAGGAGTTTGTtctattatttcgttgaagcAGAGGAGCACCCAGAGAAGAAACCTCTCACTCTGTGGCTCAATGGAG GTCCTGGTTGTTCTTCTATTGGTGGAGGTGCTTTTACAGAGTTGGGTCCTTTTTATCCCAGTGGGGATGGAAGGGGCCTCAGGAAGAATCCCATGTCTTGGAATAAAG CTTCAAATCTTCTCTTTGTTGAATCTCCTGCTGGAGTGGGATGGTCATACTCAAACACAAGTTCAGATTACAACTGTGGGGATGCCTCAACTG GGCATTACATACCACAGTTGGCTATTGCTCTATTGGATCATAATGCGAAGTCCAGTGGTTTCAAGTTCAACATCAAAGGAGTTGCT ATTGGGAACCCTCTATTGAAACTCGATAGAGATGTTCCAGCAACATATGAGTATTTTTGGTCGCATGGAATGATTTCAGATGAAATCGGCATTACCATCATGAGCGAATGTGATTTTGAGGATTATACTTTTGCAAGTCCTCACAATGAGTCACATTCATGCAATGAAGCCatatccatggcaaaccaagtTGTTGGGAATTACATAAACAATTACGATGTCATACTTGACGTGTGCTATCCATCTATAGTGGAGCAAGAACTACGGTTGAGGAAAATG GCTTCGAAGATCAGTTTGGGGGTTGATGTCTGCATGACCATGGAACGAAAATTCTACTTCAACCTTCCAGAGGTTCAGAAAGCCCTTCATGCTAACCGTACCAAATTACCTTACCGTTGGTCGATGTGCAGTCC TGTTATAAATTACAGCGACACTGATGGTAACATCAACATACTTCCGTTGCTTAAAAGGATAATCGAACTTCGAATCCCAGTTTGGATATTCAG TGGGGATCAAGATTCCGTTGTACCCTTGTTGGGATCTCGAACGCTCGTCCGTGAACTCGCACATGATCTAAAGTTCAAGATTACGGTCCCATATGGGACTTGGTTCCACAAAGGCCAG GTTGGAGGTTGGGTGATCGAGTATGGAAATCTGTTGACGTTTGCGACAGTAAGGGGTgctgctcatatggtaccttATGCGCAGCCATCTAGAGCATTGCATCTGTTTAGTTCATTTGTTGGTGGCCGGAGACTGCCTAATTCAACTCGCCCTTCAATTGAGGATTAG
- the LOC103500078 gene encoding serine carboxypeptidase-like 42 isoform X3, which translates to MGWWGSSGVLFLFGFLWLLSGGVKGFPSEDLVLRLPGQPPVSFKQYAGYVDIDVKNGRSLFYYFVEAEEHPEKKPLTLWLNGGPGCSSIGGGAFTELGPFYPSGDGRGLRKNPMSWNKASNLLFVESPAGVGWSYSNTSSDYNCGDASTARDMHIFFMNWYEKFPSFKSSALYLTGESYAGHYIPQLAIALLDHNAKSSGFKFNIKGVAIGNPLLKLDRDVPATYEYFWSHGMISDEIGITIMSECDFEDYTFASPHNESHSCNEAISMANQVVGNYINNYDVILDVCYPSIVEQELRLRKMASKISLGVDVCMTMERKFYFNLPEVQKALHANRTKLPYRWSMCSPVINYSDTDGNINILPLLKRIIELRIPVWIFSGDQDSVVPLLGSRTLVRELAHDLKFKITVPYGTWFHKGQPWVHFGRLEVG; encoded by the exons ATGGGTTGGTGGGGTTCTAGTGgggttttgtttctttttggtTTTCTCTGGTTACTCAGCGGCGGAGTTAAGGGGTTTCCAAGTGAAGATCTGGTGCTGCGGTTGCCAGGTCAACCGCCGGTTAGCTTTAAACAGTATGCTGGGTATGTTGACATAGATGTGAAAAATGGGAGGAGTTTGTtctattatttcgttgaagcAGAGGAGCACCCAGAGAAGAAACCTCTCACTCTGTGGCTCAATGGAG GTCCTGGTTGTTCTTCTATTGGTGGAGGTGCTTTTACAGAGTTGGGTCCTTTTTATCCCAGTGGGGATGGAAGGGGCCTCAGGAAGAATCCCATGTCTTGGAATAAAG CTTCAAATCTTCTCTTTGTTGAATCTCCTGCTGGAGTGGGATGGTCATACTCAAACACAAGTTCAGATTACAACTGTGGGGATGCCTCAACTG CGAGGGATATGCATATTTTTTTCATGAATTGGTATGAGAAGTTTCCATCATTTAAAAGCAGCGCGCTGTATCTTACTGGTGAAAGTTATGCAG GGCATTACATACCACAGTTGGCTATTGCTCTATTGGATCATAATGCGAAGTCCAGTGGTTTCAAGTTCAACATCAAAGGAGTTGCT ATTGGGAACCCTCTATTGAAACTCGATAGAGATGTTCCAGCAACATATGAGTATTTTTGGTCGCATGGAATGATTTCAGATGAAATCGGCATTACCATCATGAGCGAATGTGATTTTGAGGATTATACTTTTGCAAGTCCTCACAATGAGTCACATTCATGCAATGAAGCCatatccatggcaaaccaagtTGTTGGGAATTACATAAACAATTACGATGTCATACTTGACGTGTGCTATCCATCTATAGTGGAGCAAGAACTACGGTTGAGGAAAATG GCTTCGAAGATCAGTTTGGGGGTTGATGTCTGCATGACCATGGAACGAAAATTCTACTTCAACCTTCCAGAGGTTCAGAAAGCCCTTCATGCTAACCGTACCAAATTACCTTACCGTTGGTCGATGTGCAGTCC TGTTATAAATTACAGCGACACTGATGGTAACATCAACATACTTCCGTTGCTTAAAAGGATAATCGAACTTCGAATCCCAGTTTGGATATTCAG TGGGGATCAAGATTCCGTTGTACCCTTGTTGGGATCTCGAACGCTCGTCCGTGAACTCGCACATGATCTAAAGTTCAAGATTACGGTCCCATATGGGACTTGGTTCCACAAAGGCCAG CCATGGGTGCACTTTGGCAGGTTGGAGGTTGGGTGA
- the LOC103500078 gene encoding serine carboxypeptidase-like 42 isoform X1, with product MGWWGSSGVLFLFGFLWLLSGGVKGFPSEDLVLRLPGQPPVSFKQYAGYVDIDVKNGRSLFYYFVEAEEHPEKKPLTLWLNGGPGCSSIGGGAFTELGPFYPSGDGRGLRKNPMSWNKASNLLFVESPAGVGWSYSNTSSDYNCGDASTARDMHIFFMNWYEKFPSFKSSALYLTGESYAGHYIPQLAIALLDHNAKSSGFKFNIKGVAIGNPLLKLDRDVPATYEYFWSHGMISDEIGITIMSECDFEDYTFASPHNESHSCNEAISMANQVVGNYINNYDVILDVCYPSIVEQELRLRKMASKISLGVDVCMTMERKFYFNLPEVQKALHANRTKLPYRWSMCSPVINYSDTDGNINILPLLKRIIELRIPVWIFSGDQDSVVPLLGSRTLVRELAHDLKFKITVPYGTWFHKGQVGGWVIEYGNLLTFATVRGAAHMVPYAQPSRALHLFSSFVGGRRLPNSTRPSIED from the exons ATGGGTTGGTGGGGTTCTAGTGgggttttgtttctttttggtTTTCTCTGGTTACTCAGCGGCGGAGTTAAGGGGTTTCCAAGTGAAGATCTGGTGCTGCGGTTGCCAGGTCAACCGCCGGTTAGCTTTAAACAGTATGCTGGGTATGTTGACATAGATGTGAAAAATGGGAGGAGTTTGTtctattatttcgttgaagcAGAGGAGCACCCAGAGAAGAAACCTCTCACTCTGTGGCTCAATGGAG GTCCTGGTTGTTCTTCTATTGGTGGAGGTGCTTTTACAGAGTTGGGTCCTTTTTATCCCAGTGGGGATGGAAGGGGCCTCAGGAAGAATCCCATGTCTTGGAATAAAG CTTCAAATCTTCTCTTTGTTGAATCTCCTGCTGGAGTGGGATGGTCATACTCAAACACAAGTTCAGATTACAACTGTGGGGATGCCTCAACTG CGAGGGATATGCATATTTTTTTCATGAATTGGTATGAGAAGTTTCCATCATTTAAAAGCAGCGCGCTGTATCTTACTGGTGAAAGTTATGCAG GGCATTACATACCACAGTTGGCTATTGCTCTATTGGATCATAATGCGAAGTCCAGTGGTTTCAAGTTCAACATCAAAGGAGTTGCT ATTGGGAACCCTCTATTGAAACTCGATAGAGATGTTCCAGCAACATATGAGTATTTTTGGTCGCATGGAATGATTTCAGATGAAATCGGCATTACCATCATGAGCGAATGTGATTTTGAGGATTATACTTTTGCAAGTCCTCACAATGAGTCACATTCATGCAATGAAGCCatatccatggcaaaccaagtTGTTGGGAATTACATAAACAATTACGATGTCATACTTGACGTGTGCTATCCATCTATAGTGGAGCAAGAACTACGGTTGAGGAAAATG GCTTCGAAGATCAGTTTGGGGGTTGATGTCTGCATGACCATGGAACGAAAATTCTACTTCAACCTTCCAGAGGTTCAGAAAGCCCTTCATGCTAACCGTACCAAATTACCTTACCGTTGGTCGATGTGCAGTCC TGTTATAAATTACAGCGACACTGATGGTAACATCAACATACTTCCGTTGCTTAAAAGGATAATCGAACTTCGAATCCCAGTTTGGATATTCAG TGGGGATCAAGATTCCGTTGTACCCTTGTTGGGATCTCGAACGCTCGTCCGTGAACTCGCACATGATCTAAAGTTCAAGATTACGGTCCCATATGGGACTTGGTTCCACAAAGGCCAG GTTGGAGGTTGGGTGATCGAGTATGGAAATCTGTTGACGTTTGCGACAGTAAGGGGTgctgctcatatggtaccttATGCGCAGCCATCTAGAGCATTGCATCTGTTTAGTTCATTTGTTGGTGGCCGGAGACTGCCTAATTCAACTCGCCCTTCAATTGAGGATTAG